Proteins from a single region of Apis mellifera strain DH4 linkage group LG7, Amel_HAv3.1, whole genome shotgun sequence:
- the LOC411214 gene encoding BTB/POZ domain-containing protein kctd15-like isoform X4, with the protein MFPSAQIKMRLLSPSSSPATSPTMSNSSSPTPPTPAAASYNQKMTGIPCVAAASRYTAPVHIDVGGTIYTSSLETLTKYPESRLAKLFNGSIPIVLDSLKQHYFIDRDGGMFRHILNFMRNSRLLIPDNFADLDLLLEEARYFDIAPMCRQLEQMKKERIKNGSTGTTTMSSSSPSPPPANQLGNRGTGCTTVPGSRDSEKIRGNEGNCNYECVALHVSPDLGERVMLSGGRALLDEVFPETTQAVIDARSGVAWHQQDARHVIRFPLNGYCKLNSVQAITRLLNAGFRVVASNGGGVEGQQFSEYLFVRQAVNT; encoded by the exons ATGTTCCCTAGCGCTCAAATTAAAATGAG ATTGCTGTCGCCAAGCAGTTCGCCGGCCACGTCGCCCACAATGTCCAATTCTTCGTCACCGACGCCACCGACTCCGGCCGCAGCATCCTACAACCAGAAGATGACCGGGATACCATGCGTTGCGGCCGCTTCCAGATACACGGCTCCGGTCCACATCGACGTAGGCGGAACGATATACACCTCCTCCCTCGAAACTCTGACCAA GTATCCAGAGTCGAGATTGGCAAAATTATTCAACGGCAGCATCCCCATCGTACTGGACTCCCTGAAGCAACACTACTTCATCGACAGGGACGGCGGCATGTTCAGACACATCCTAAACTTCATGAGAAACTCCCGTCTCCTGATACCGGACAACTTCGCAGATCTGGATCTCCTGCTGGAAGAAGCGCGATACTTCGACATAGCGC CGATGTGCAGGCAATTGGAGCAAATGAAAAAGGAGCGGATAAAGAACGGTTCCACGGGCACGACGACCATGTCCTCCTCGTCGCCGAGCCCCCCGCCGGCCAATCAACTGGGAAATCGCGGCACGGGGTGCACGACGGTGCCGGGGAGCCGGGACTCCGAGAAAATCCGCGGCAACGAGGGAAATTGCAATTACGAGTGCGTCGCCCTCCACGTGAGCCCCGATCTCGGTGAACGGGTGATGCTGTCGGGCGGCCGGGCGCTCCTCGACGAGGTGTTTCCGGAAACGACGCAGGCGGTGATCGACGCCCGTTCAGGGGTCGCCTGGCACCAACAGGACGCCCGCCACGTAATCAGATTCCCGTTGAACGGTTACTGCAAGCTCAACTCCGTGCAGGCAATCACCAGGCTTCTGAACGCGGGATTTCGCGTGGTGGCGAGCAACGGGGGCGGGGTGGAGGGGCAACAATTCTCGGAATACCTGTTCGTTCGACAGGCCGTCAACACTTGA
- the LOC411214 gene encoding BTB/POZ domain-containing protein kctd15-like isoform X1 yields MNLAPTHGEIFPRKCEADVKEAKAELAQRNMFPSAQIKMSIFVRLLSPSSSPATSPTMSNSSSPTPPTPAAASYNQKMTGIPCVAAASRYTAPVHIDVGGTIYTSSLETLTKYPESRLAKLFNGSIPIVLDSLKQHYFIDRDGGMFRHILNFMRNSRLLIPDNFADLDLLLEEARYFDIAPMCRQLEQMKKERIKNGSTGTTTMSSSSPSPPPANQLGNRGTGCTTVPGSRDSEKIRGNEGNCNYECVALHVSPDLGERVMLSGGRALLDEVFPETTQAVIDARSGVAWHQQDARHVIRFPLNGYCKLNSVQAITRLLNAGFRVVASNGGGVEGQQFSEYLFVRQAVNT; encoded by the exons ATGAACCTGGCTCCCACCCACGGCGAAATTTTCCC ACGGAAATGTGAGGCCGACGTAAAGGAGGCGAAGGCGGAGCTGGCGCAACGCAATATGTTCCCTAGCGCTCAAATTAAAATGAG TATCTTTGTCAGATTGCTGTCGCCAAGCAGTTCGCCGGCCACGTCGCCCACAATGTCCAATTCTTCGTCACCGACGCCACCGACTCCGGCCGCAGCATCCTACAACCAGAAGATGACCGGGATACCATGCGTTGCGGCCGCTTCCAGATACACGGCTCCGGTCCACATCGACGTAGGCGGAACGATATACACCTCCTCCCTCGAAACTCTGACCAA GTATCCAGAGTCGAGATTGGCAAAATTATTCAACGGCAGCATCCCCATCGTACTGGACTCCCTGAAGCAACACTACTTCATCGACAGGGACGGCGGCATGTTCAGACACATCCTAAACTTCATGAGAAACTCCCGTCTCCTGATACCGGACAACTTCGCAGATCTGGATCTCCTGCTGGAAGAAGCGCGATACTTCGACATAGCGC CGATGTGCAGGCAATTGGAGCAAATGAAAAAGGAGCGGATAAAGAACGGTTCCACGGGCACGACGACCATGTCCTCCTCGTCGCCGAGCCCCCCGCCGGCCAATCAACTGGGAAATCGCGGCACGGGGTGCACGACGGTGCCGGGGAGCCGGGACTCCGAGAAAATCCGCGGCAACGAGGGAAATTGCAATTACGAGTGCGTCGCCCTCCACGTGAGCCCCGATCTCGGTGAACGGGTGATGCTGTCGGGCGGCCGGGCGCTCCTCGACGAGGTGTTTCCGGAAACGACGCAGGCGGTGATCGACGCCCGTTCAGGGGTCGCCTGGCACCAACAGGACGCCCGCCACGTAATCAGATTCCCGTTGAACGGTTACTGCAAGCTCAACTCCGTGCAGGCAATCACCAGGCTTCTGAACGCGGGATTTCGCGTGGTGGCGAGCAACGGGGGCGGGGTGGAGGGGCAACAATTCTCGGAATACCTGTTCGTTCGACAGGCCGTCAACACTTGA
- the LOC411214 gene encoding BTB/POZ domain-containing protein kctd15-like isoform X2, translating into MNLAPTHGEIFPRKCEADVKEAKAELAQRNMFPSAQIKMRLLSPSSSPATSPTMSNSSSPTPPTPAAASYNQKMTGIPCVAAASRYTAPVHIDVGGTIYTSSLETLTKYPESRLAKLFNGSIPIVLDSLKQHYFIDRDGGMFRHILNFMRNSRLLIPDNFADLDLLLEEARYFDIAPMCRQLEQMKKERIKNGSTGTTTMSSSSPSPPPANQLGNRGTGCTTVPGSRDSEKIRGNEGNCNYECVALHVSPDLGERVMLSGGRALLDEVFPETTQAVIDARSGVAWHQQDARHVIRFPLNGYCKLNSVQAITRLLNAGFRVVASNGGGVEGQQFSEYLFVRQAVNT; encoded by the exons ATGAACCTGGCTCCCACCCACGGCGAAATTTTCCC ACGGAAATGTGAGGCCGACGTAAAGGAGGCGAAGGCGGAGCTGGCGCAACGCAATATGTTCCCTAGCGCTCAAATTAAAATGAG ATTGCTGTCGCCAAGCAGTTCGCCGGCCACGTCGCCCACAATGTCCAATTCTTCGTCACCGACGCCACCGACTCCGGCCGCAGCATCCTACAACCAGAAGATGACCGGGATACCATGCGTTGCGGCCGCTTCCAGATACACGGCTCCGGTCCACATCGACGTAGGCGGAACGATATACACCTCCTCCCTCGAAACTCTGACCAA GTATCCAGAGTCGAGATTGGCAAAATTATTCAACGGCAGCATCCCCATCGTACTGGACTCCCTGAAGCAACACTACTTCATCGACAGGGACGGCGGCATGTTCAGACACATCCTAAACTTCATGAGAAACTCCCGTCTCCTGATACCGGACAACTTCGCAGATCTGGATCTCCTGCTGGAAGAAGCGCGATACTTCGACATAGCGC CGATGTGCAGGCAATTGGAGCAAATGAAAAAGGAGCGGATAAAGAACGGTTCCACGGGCACGACGACCATGTCCTCCTCGTCGCCGAGCCCCCCGCCGGCCAATCAACTGGGAAATCGCGGCACGGGGTGCACGACGGTGCCGGGGAGCCGGGACTCCGAGAAAATCCGCGGCAACGAGGGAAATTGCAATTACGAGTGCGTCGCCCTCCACGTGAGCCCCGATCTCGGTGAACGGGTGATGCTGTCGGGCGGCCGGGCGCTCCTCGACGAGGTGTTTCCGGAAACGACGCAGGCGGTGATCGACGCCCGTTCAGGGGTCGCCTGGCACCAACAGGACGCCCGCCACGTAATCAGATTCCCGTTGAACGGTTACTGCAAGCTCAACTCCGTGCAGGCAATCACCAGGCTTCTGAACGCGGGATTTCGCGTGGTGGCGAGCAACGGGGGCGGGGTGGAGGGGCAACAATTCTCGGAATACCTGTTCGTTCGACAGGCCGTCAACACTTGA
- the LOC411214 gene encoding BTB/POZ domain-containing protein kctd15-like isoform X3 codes for MFPSAQIKMSIFVRLLSPSSSPATSPTMSNSSSPTPPTPAAASYNQKMTGIPCVAAASRYTAPVHIDVGGTIYTSSLETLTKYPESRLAKLFNGSIPIVLDSLKQHYFIDRDGGMFRHILNFMRNSRLLIPDNFADLDLLLEEARYFDIAPMCRQLEQMKKERIKNGSTGTTTMSSSSPSPPPANQLGNRGTGCTTVPGSRDSEKIRGNEGNCNYECVALHVSPDLGERVMLSGGRALLDEVFPETTQAVIDARSGVAWHQQDARHVIRFPLNGYCKLNSVQAITRLLNAGFRVVASNGGGVEGQQFSEYLFVRQAVNT; via the exons ATGTTCCCTAGCGCTCAAATTAAAATGAG TATCTTTGTCAGATTGCTGTCGCCAAGCAGTTCGCCGGCCACGTCGCCCACAATGTCCAATTCTTCGTCACCGACGCCACCGACTCCGGCCGCAGCATCCTACAACCAGAAGATGACCGGGATACCATGCGTTGCGGCCGCTTCCAGATACACGGCTCCGGTCCACATCGACGTAGGCGGAACGATATACACCTCCTCCCTCGAAACTCTGACCAA GTATCCAGAGTCGAGATTGGCAAAATTATTCAACGGCAGCATCCCCATCGTACTGGACTCCCTGAAGCAACACTACTTCATCGACAGGGACGGCGGCATGTTCAGACACATCCTAAACTTCATGAGAAACTCCCGTCTCCTGATACCGGACAACTTCGCAGATCTGGATCTCCTGCTGGAAGAAGCGCGATACTTCGACATAGCGC CGATGTGCAGGCAATTGGAGCAAATGAAAAAGGAGCGGATAAAGAACGGTTCCACGGGCACGACGACCATGTCCTCCTCGTCGCCGAGCCCCCCGCCGGCCAATCAACTGGGAAATCGCGGCACGGGGTGCACGACGGTGCCGGGGAGCCGGGACTCCGAGAAAATCCGCGGCAACGAGGGAAATTGCAATTACGAGTGCGTCGCCCTCCACGTGAGCCCCGATCTCGGTGAACGGGTGATGCTGTCGGGCGGCCGGGCGCTCCTCGACGAGGTGTTTCCGGAAACGACGCAGGCGGTGATCGACGCCCGTTCAGGGGTCGCCTGGCACCAACAGGACGCCCGCCACGTAATCAGATTCCCGTTGAACGGTTACTGCAAGCTCAACTCCGTGCAGGCAATCACCAGGCTTCTGAACGCGGGATTTCGCGTGGTGGCGAGCAACGGGGGCGGGGTGGAGGGGCAACAATTCTCGGAATACCTGTTCGTTCGACAGGCCGTCAACACTTGA